Genomic segment of Phormidium ambiguum IAM M-71:
GGGGAAAGGGGAAAAGGGGAAAAGGGGGAATCAGTTGAGATTGTTCGTAATGAGGCGGGACAGGTGCAAGGCGCTTGGGTGACGTGGCAGGAAGTGCCAGATTTCTACGGATCGGGGCCACGCGATCGCCATTACGTTCTCGATCGCCTTACAGGTGAAGTGCGTTTTGGCGATGGCATACACGGAGCAATTCCACCCCAAGGCTTCCTCAATAACATTCAACTTGCTCCTTATCGCACGGGTGGCGGAAAACGAGGCAATCGTGCAGCCTTAACCGTCACCGAACTCAAAACCACCGTTCCTTATGTCGATAGCGTTACCAATCTCGAACCCGCAGCGGGTGGCGCTGAGGGAGAATCTCTAGAGCGGGTTAAAGAGCGGGGGCCAAAAGCACTGCGCCACCGAGGTCGAGCAGTCACCGTTGAAGATATGGAAGACTTAGCACTGGAAGCTTCAACAGAGGTTGCGCGTGCTTTAGCGATCGCACCTCAGTTTAATCCAATTGACGGCTTGCAGTGGTTGCCCATCTACCGAATGAATCTCGATGCACCAGGGGAAATTAAGGTCGAAACGATCGCACTTCCTGACAGTATCGCCCTAGAAGTGAATATCAACGGCCTCGGACAGTCAAACCCTTACACATCCCAGGAGCTAAGTACAACAAACCCTGTCATTTTCTATACCGTCACACAAGAGCAGTTCCAGCTTGGCAGAGAATGGAGCATTACTTTTACCAACTTAGGAGACTCCAGCGCCGATAGCGTTCGCATCAAGATTACCTATCCAACAGGTTCTCTGGATGTAGAGTTTCAAGCTCCACCGATGAACTCTCGCAGCGCAAGTAACCCGTATCAAGGAATAACCGCTGCTGGCAGAGTTGAACTGATTATCGTACCCCAATCTTCAGACCCCCAACCAACGCCCACCCTGAGTTTACTAGAGCGTGTTGAACGCTACATCCGCGATCGCTGCTCTCCTGCCGTCGATCTGCACCTCACAGAACCGGATTGGGTTGAAGTCACGATCAGAGCGAATATCGTTCCGATCTCACTAGAAAAAGTTGATGAAATCAAGCAAGCCGCAACCGATACTTTAATCGCATTCTTGCATCCCCTTACAGGGGGAAGGCAAGGTCGAGGTTGGGATTTCGGTCGTCGTCCGCACGAGTCAGATTTGTATGCTGTATTAGAAAAAGTTGATGGAGTCGATTATGTTGCTTCTCTCTCTATTGATAGTCCATCACTAGACCAATTACCCGACACCAGACGCAACAGGTTTTTAATCTATTCCGGCGCACACCAAATCACGTGCAGCCAAATCTAGTTCCTCTTCCCCTTTCCCCCTTTTTCCCTTTCCCCCTTTCCCATTCCCCCCTACCATGCCTCTACCCTTACCCAACCTAGACGATCGCTCTTATGAAGATTTGGTAGCCCAAGCCACCTCCCTAATTCCCGTCGAGTATCCCGAATGGACTGACCACAATCCATCAGATACGGGGATTATCTTAATTGAATTGCTGGCTTGGCTAACTGAAATGGTACTTTATCGGGTCGATCGCGTCCCCGATAAAAATATGGAAACCTTTCTCAAGCTACTCAACGGGCCAGAATGGGCTAATCGGGAAATGGGAAAGGGGGGTGATTTGCAAAATGCAATTCGGGAAACAGTTGTCGATCTGCGAAAGCGTTACCGAGCAGTAACTTGTGAAGATTACGAGCGTTTGGCAGTCGAAGATTGGAACGAAACTGAGCAATCTCAATTATTAGGCAAAATTAGGCGATCGCACTGCCTTCCCGAACGCAACCTAGCCTTAAAGAACCCAGACGCACGAGAAACAAATGCTCCCGGACACATCAGCTTAGTCGTAGTACCAGACATCCCCGAAGAAGCAAGCGAAGCCAATTCTTCCCCTTTCCCCCTTTCCCCTTTTTCCCCCTTTTCCCCTTCCCCCTCTTCAGATTTACTAACCGCCTTGTGGATGTTTTTGGACGAACGACGGTTACTGACAACGCGCCATCATGTTGTCGCACCAGAGTATGTACCCGTTACGCTCTCAGCTTCTTTAGTTCTCGAAGAAGGGGCTAAGGTGGCAGATGTGCGATCGCGGGTTCATGAAAGCATCCATACATTCTTTCATCCCTTCAAGGGCGGTGCAGACGGCACTGGCTGGCCTTTTGGTCGCAACATTTATATTTCTGAAGTTTATGAATTGCTTGATGATATTTCTGGAGTTGACTATGTTGAGGCAGTAAAACTAAAAGTCATCTATCCAACGATGCAAATCAATAACGAACTCGACCAAAGTAAAGAAATTGGTTTGCTTGTTGGAGTAAATACAATTATCGGCAGAGGACTTCTTGATGAAGATACCAACAAACAAGTTGTCTTAAAAGACTATGAATTAGTTGCAATCAAGATTGATGAATTAATCCTCAAGGAGGCTTGGCAAGTCAATGCCTAATAATAATCCCGATCGCATTAGTAGTTATCTCCAGTATCTCCCCTACCTTCAGCAGTCTGATGAATTTTTGGGGCATTTCCTGTTGGCAATCGAGCGGATTTTAAGCGGATTTACGCTCAAGGATTCGGAGGATATTTTTCCTAACCAACTCGGTTTAGAAGAGTATATTGAGAGCATTCACACCTACTTTAATCCCGGCTTGTCCAGAGAAGAAGCTGGAACTACACCTGCTGACTTTTTACCTTGGCTTGCCTCTTGGGTAGCAGCCAGCTTACAGGAAGAGTGGGATGAAGATTTTAAACGCAAGTTTATCAGTAATATCGTACCGTTGTATCGCTTGCGAGGAACGAAAGCAGGGATGAAAAAAATTCTAGAAATTTATACAGGAGAAGAAGTTAAAATTTATGAATTTGATCGACCCGCTCACTATTTTCAAGTTGAAATGACGTTGAGCGAGACAGCAGAAAATTTGAGGCGAAAACAGCAGATCGCCAAAACAATTTTAGATTTACAAAAACCTGCCCACACCTTTTATTCCTTCCAAGTTCTAGTGCCAACCATGCAAATCCGAAATCAAGATTCACAAAATGGAATAATTGTAGGAAGAACAACTATACTTGGAACAACAAGTAATCGCTAAATAAAGGAAGAAAAATGAAGGTAAAGAAAAAATGAAAATATTAATAATTTAAAATAAAATCTCATAAATTTTTCCCTCTTTCCCCTTTCCCCTTTTTCCCTCTTTCCCCCTTTCCCCCTTTCCCTCTTTTCCCAAAAATAACTAAAACCATGCCAGCTAATTACGAACAACCTACCTATTTAGACAAGAGACTGCGCTATTTTGATGGTCAATTTTTAAAAGACCAAGACTTTATCGACGAACAAAAATATCATGTCGATCGCACTCGCAGATTGAGCCGAAGTTTGCAAGTTTCAGGGATTAGCGAAGGGTTAGCTGTTACGGTGGCGGGAAACGATCGCGTCACCGTCAACCCTGGTACAGGTGCCGATTCAAAAGGACGACTCATTGTTCTAGCAACACCAGAAGACGTTTCCCTCGTCAGCTACAGAAATCAGACAGTTTCCCTGTTGATTTCCTATCAAGAAATCGAAGCCGATCGAGCACAGGAGGGAACAGAAGGCAATCGGCGCTGGCACGAAAAACCGCTGATTCAAGTAGCCTCACCAGAAACAACCGCTGTCTCAGAAGCGATCGTGCTAGCAAATTTGAATGTTGATAAAGATGGTGTCGTAAAAGTTGATAATTCCGTGCGCCAATATTCAGGCGTGTATCTGCCAGCCGCAGGTGGCAAAGGGCCGATTTTGCGATCTGGTGGAGATGGCGCTAGCAATAAAGCAGTTCTCACCGGAGATTTGAGCGTCAGTGGCACTCTAGAAGTAAACAGTCTTTCTATTGGATCGGGCGGCATCAACCTCAGCAATGCTGAGATTAATGGCAATCTTACTGCTAGTGGCAGCATCACAGGCAGCAGTCTCAGTGTTGGCAGTGGTAATATCACGGCAGGTAGCGCCACAATCAGTGGCAATCTCACCGCAGGTAGCGCCACAGTCAGTGGCAATCTCACCGCAGATAGCGCCACAATCAACAGCAATCTCACGGCAGGTAGCGCCACAATCAACGGCAATCTCACTACTAGTGGCAGCATTACAGGCAGTAGCCTATCTCTTGGTAGTGGTAACATCACCGCAGGCGATCTTTCAGTTGGGAGAATCACTTGTCAGAATGTCCGCGCTCAAGTGGTAGCCTCCAATAAGGTTTCTACAGCGGCGCTAAACTGGGTGGATTTGCCTGATATGTCAATTACTGTGACGACTGGAAATAATCCGGTATTAATTATGTTTAAAGGTGGAGGTGCTCAAGGTGGCGCTGGTTTGGTTAGAGGAAGATTTCGCTTATTAGTGGATGATGTGGAAAAAGCTATGACGTTGCACGAGTTTCACAATAGTGGTTGGGAACTCAGGGATGTAATGTTGAACTGGGTAGAAGTTCTCTCAGCAGGTCAACATACGATTAAAGTTCAATGGTTTACTCAACATAATACTGGTGCTGCCTCAACAATGTCTTTGTGCTTTTATGGCGACACCAGAAGCATTATTGTTGTTGAACTGTGACGCTTTAGCAGATTTGAAAACCCGTTTTTTTATGCGGGCAAATATTAACTTATGAAGAAACAACTCCAACAGCGTCTCCAATCTCTGAAAGCTGAATTTGAAGCCGGACAAAAAATGCTCGCTGACTTAGAATCGCAACAGTTAAAAGTGCGAGAAACTCTGTTGCGAATTAGTGGTGCTATTCAGGTATTAGAAGAGGAACTTGTCAAAGCCGACAGCGAAGCTAACGGCTCTTCTTCCGAATTATTGAATAGCATAGAACCGCTAGTTGAGATGAACGATTCTAGGTAATTTAGATCCACAATTTTGAAGGGCATTAAAAAAGGAACAAGCAGCAATGGCGGAAGTAACAAAAATTAGAATGCAACAAGAAGATGCGACAACCGCGTACCTTCCCCATCTCGACTATCTACTGCCATTACTGCGCCGCTTAGATCAACATTTAGCACGAGCGATCGCGGCTATTGAAGTCGATCGCAACACCAATGTCCCCATTCATCTCTATCGCGGATTGCAAGCGAACCTGCAACAAGTAGAGCAGTTATCTGTTCATCAACCTAGTTCAAACGGGTTTAAACAGAAAGCCGAAAATTTAGATCAACTTTTACCTGACTTTGTACCGCCAGACTCGCACTTAGCGCAGCTTCAGCAAAGGTTTAATTTATCGACTTTCGATCTGGATGCGATCGCGATCGTTCTCGCACCAGAACTCGATCGCCGCTACGAACGCCTCTACGCTTACTTGCAAGAGGAAGAG
This window contains:
- a CDS encoding baseplate J/gp47 family protein, producing the protein MPLPLPNLDDRSYEDLVAQATSLIPVEYPEWTDHNPSDTGIILIELLAWLTEMVLYRVDRVPDKNMETFLKLLNGPEWANREMGKGGDLQNAIRETVVDLRKRYRAVTCEDYERLAVEDWNETEQSQLLGKIRRSHCLPERNLALKNPDARETNAPGHISLVVVPDIPEEASEANSSPFPLSPFSPFSPSPSSDLLTALWMFLDERRLLTTRHHVVAPEYVPVTLSASLVLEEGAKVADVRSRVHESIHTFFHPFKGGADGTGWPFGRNIYISEVYELLDDISGVDYVEAVKLKVIYPTMQINNELDQSKEIGLLVGVNTIIGRGLLDEDTNKQVVLKDYELVAIKIDELILKEAWQVNA
- a CDS encoding phage tail protein I → MPNNNPDRISSYLQYLPYLQQSDEFLGHFLLAIERILSGFTLKDSEDIFPNQLGLEEYIESIHTYFNPGLSREEAGTTPADFLPWLASWVAASLQEEWDEDFKRKFISNIVPLYRLRGTKAGMKKILEIYTGEEVKIYEFDRPAHYFQVEMTLSETAENLRRKQQIAKTILDLQKPAHTFYSFQVLVPTMQIRNQDSQNGIIVGRTTILGTTSNR
- a CDS encoding polymer-forming cytoskeletal protein, with product MPANYEQPTYLDKRLRYFDGQFLKDQDFIDEQKYHVDRTRRLSRSLQVSGISEGLAVTVAGNDRVTVNPGTGADSKGRLIVLATPEDVSLVSYRNQTVSLLISYQEIEADRAQEGTEGNRRWHEKPLIQVASPETTAVSEAIVLANLNVDKDGVVKVDNSVRQYSGVYLPAAGGKGPILRSGGDGASNKAVLTGDLSVSGTLEVNSLSIGSGGINLSNAEINGNLTASGSITGSSLSVGSGNITAGSATISGNLTAGSATVSGNLTADSATINSNLTAGSATINGNLTTSGSITGSSLSLGSGNITAGDLSVGRITCQNVRAQVVASNKVSTAALNWVDLPDMSITVTTGNNPVLIMFKGGGAQGGAGLVRGRFRLLVDDVEKAMTLHEFHNSGWELRDVMLNWVEVLSAGQHTIKVQWFTQHNTGAASTMSLCFYGDTRSIIVVEL